The following coding sequences lie in one Arachis stenosperma cultivar V10309 chromosome 5, arast.V10309.gnm1.PFL2, whole genome shotgun sequence genomic window:
- the LOC130981529 gene encoding protein DETOXIFICATION 34-like: MEEAPLLVMEESTSEADYMAVKSFKDVKFVLRIETVKLWKIAAPMALSSLFNFLTISSLNIYAGHLGDIVLSSISLYFGVISAIYFTLLVGMSSALATLCGQAYGAGQIQSTGIYVQRSWIVLVMTCIILLPTHIYATEILKFLGQDKEIANLAGKYAMQVIPTMFSYAIGFPIQRFLQAQSKVNVIMFISLVSLILQNLLLYIFIYAMELGTTGLAMANNITCWFMALSLVVYVAGWCKEGWSGFSWLAFKDLWPFTWLSLSLSLMNCLEQWNGTFIVLLAGQLDNPTISLASYNICFNVCGWYTMLMLGVNTAISVRISNTLGMSHPRAAKYSFYVTMSQSLFIGILFLIFVLLSKEHLALIFTNSEDMIRAVCDLAYLLAVAILLSSLSQVISGVAIGSGWQVMVGYINLACHYIVGLSLGYFLGFNKHLGVKGLWGGTMCGSIIQIFVLIVIIWKTNWTKQVEQTANRMRIWGSKNFQKDMI, from the exons ATGGAGGAGGCAccattattggttatggaagaATCTACCTCAGAGGCTGATTACATGGCAGTGAAGAGCTTCAAGGATGTCAAATTTGTGTTGCGCATAGAGACAGTGAAGTTATGGAAGATTGCAGCACCAATGGCACTCTCATCACTCTTTAATTTTCTCACAATTTCATCACTCAACATATATGCTGGCCATCTTGGAGACATTGTTCTCTCTTCAATATCTCTTTACTTTGGTGTAATCAGTGCCATCTATTTTACTTTGCTG GTTGGTATGTCATCTGCATTAGCAACACTATGTGGACAAGCTTATGGAGCAGGGCAAATTCAATCCACTGGAATTTATGTCCAAAGATCATGGATTGTGTTAGTTATGACCTGCATAATCCTCTTACCAACTCACATATATGCAACAGAAATCTTAAAGTTTCTTGGCCAAGACAAAGAAATAGCAAATCTTGCAGGCAAGTATGCAATGCAAGTAATTCCCACCATGTTCTCCTATGCTATTGGTTTTCCAATTCAAAGATTTCTTCAAGCACAGAGCAAGGTCAATGTGATCATGTTCATATCACTTGTGTCACTAATACTACAAAATCTGTTGCTTTATATATTCATCTATGCAATGGAATTGGGTACAACAGGGTTAGCTATGGCCAATAACATCACATGTTGGTTCATGGCTTTGTCTCTTGTTGTGTATGTTGCTGGTTGGTGCAAGGAAGGTTGGAGTGGTTTTTCTTGGTTGGCTTTCAAAGATTTGTGGCCATTTACTTGGCTAAGCCTTTCTTTATCTCTTATGAATTGCTTGGAGCAATGGAATGGTACTTTCATTGTGTTGCTTGCTGGTCAACTAGACAACCCTACTATTTCTCTTGCTTCTTATAATATTTG CTTCAATGTCTGTGGTTGGTACACCATGCTGATGCTTGGAGTCAATACTGCTATAAG TGTTCGAATCTCTAACACACTTGGGATGTCGCATCCAAGAGCAGCCAAATACTCATTCTATGTGACAATGTCTCAGTCTCTCTTCATTGGAATTTTattcttgatttttgttttgctGAGCAAAGAGCATCTAGCTCTCATCTTTACCAACAGCGAGGATATGATTAGAGCTGTGTGCGATTTAGCATACCTGCTTGCTGTAGCCATTCTTCTTAGTAGTCTCTCACAAGTTATATCAG GTGTGGCAATTGGGAGTGGATGGCAAGTTATGGTTGGATACATAAACTTGGCATGTCATTACATTGTTGGACTCTCTCTTGGCTATTTTCTTGGTTTCAATAAACATTTGGGGGTTAAG GGTCTGTGGGGAGGCACAATGTGTGGCAGTATCATTCAGATTTTTGTGCTTATAGTCATTATTTGGAAGACCAACTGGACCAAGCAG GTAGAGCAAACAGCTAATCGCATGCGAATATGGGGCTCCAAGAATTTCCAGAAGGACATGATCTAA